The Xanthomonas sontii genome contains a region encoding:
- a CDS encoding ComF family protein: MQRPVNFTMAGLVDGGWRWLQRRVLPERCLVCGEPGAPGLDLCAACRDDVPWNAAACCRCALPLPALDAEQVCGTCQRRPPPLERVASACVYAAPVDGLLRRFKFHQDLAAGRLLAALLQTRCAALPRPQALLPVPLHPARLRQRGYDQALELARPLARALALPLCLELQRVRATAAQSELDARARRRNLRGAFAVPDSAALPAHVALIDDVMTTGATLHAAAKALRRAGVERVDAWVVARVP; this comes from the coding sequence ATGCAACGTCCTGTCAACTTCACGATGGCTGGTTTGGTTGACGGCGGTTGGCGCTGGCTGCAGCGCCGCGTGCTGCCGGAACGCTGCCTGGTGTGCGGGGAGCCCGGCGCGCCGGGCCTGGACCTGTGTGCCGCCTGTCGCGACGATGTGCCCTGGAATGCGGCGGCCTGTTGCCGCTGCGCGCTGCCGTTGCCGGCGCTGGATGCCGAGCAGGTCTGCGGCACGTGCCAGCGTCGGCCGCCGCCGCTGGAGCGGGTGGCCAGCGCCTGCGTGTACGCCGCGCCGGTCGATGGCCTGTTGCGCCGCTTCAAATTCCATCAGGATCTGGCCGCCGGGCGCCTGCTCGCCGCATTGCTGCAGACACGCTGCGCCGCCTTGCCGCGGCCGCAGGCGCTGCTGCCGGTGCCGCTGCATCCGGCCCGGCTGCGCCAGCGCGGTTACGACCAGGCGCTGGAACTGGCGCGGCCACTGGCGCGCGCACTGGCACTGCCGCTGTGCCTGGAATTGCAGCGGGTGCGGGCGACCGCGGCGCAATCCGAACTGGATGCGCGCGCACGCCGGCGCAACCTGCGTGGTGCGTTCGCGGTGCCGGATTCGGCGGCGCTGCCGGCGCACGTGGCGCTGATCGACGACGTGATGACCACCGGCGCGACCCTCCACGCCGCGGCAAAGGCACTGCGCCGTGCCGGCGTCGAACGGGTCGATGCCTGGGTGGTGGCGCGGGTGCCGTGA
- the ubiA gene encoding 4-hydroxybenzoate octaprenyltransferase — protein MGYERYETPAALPPRERLGQYWKLLRGDRPIGVLLLLWPTWWALWLAADGIPPLWTLFVFTAGVWLTRSAGCVINDYADRWLDPQVERTRSRPLATGAVSGREALAVFAVLMLVAFALVLTMNALTIGLSVVGLFLAASYPYLKRYTYLPQVYLGMAFGWGIPMAFAAVRGEVPALGWLLYAVNILWATAYDTWYAMVDREDDLRAGSKSTAILFGELDLVIQGVLYALMFVALAFVGHRADLGVWYWAGLGVAALLVVVEFRMARHRERAACFRAFLHNNWVGLAIFAGIAAALALRAG, from the coding sequence ATGGGTTACGAACGCTACGAAACGCCTGCCGCGCTGCCGCCGCGCGAGCGCCTGGGCCAGTATTGGAAACTGCTGCGCGGCGACCGGCCGATCGGCGTGCTGCTGCTGCTGTGGCCGACCTGGTGGGCGCTGTGGCTGGCCGCCGATGGGATACCGCCGCTGTGGACCTTGTTCGTGTTCACCGCCGGGGTGTGGCTGACCCGCTCGGCCGGCTGCGTGATCAACGACTACGCCGACCGCTGGCTGGACCCGCAGGTCGAGCGCACCCGCAGCCGGCCGCTGGCCACCGGCGCGGTCAGCGGCCGCGAAGCGCTGGCGGTGTTCGCGGTGCTGATGCTGGTGGCGTTCGCGCTGGTGCTGACCATGAACGCGCTGACCATCGGCCTGAGCGTGGTCGGGCTGTTCCTGGCCGCCAGCTATCCCTACCTGAAGCGCTACACCTACCTGCCGCAGGTCTACCTGGGCATGGCCTTCGGCTGGGGCATTCCGATGGCCTTCGCCGCGGTGCGCGGCGAGGTGCCGGCGCTGGGCTGGCTGCTGTACGCGGTCAATATCCTGTGGGCCACCGCCTACGACACCTGGTATGCGATGGTCGATCGCGAGGACGACCTGCGCGCCGGCTCCAAGTCCACCGCCATCCTGTTCGGCGAACTCGACCTGGTCATCCAGGGCGTGCTGTACGCGCTGATGTTCGTCGCTCTCGCCTTCGTCGGGCATCGCGCGGACCTGGGCGTGTGGTACTGGGCCGGGCTGGGCGTGGCGGCGTTGCTGGTCGTCGTCGAATTCCGCATGGCCCGGCACCGCGAACGCGCGGCGTGCTTCCGCGCCTTCCTGCACAACAACTGGGTCGGCCTGGCGATCTTCGCCGGCATCGCTGCGGCGCTGGCGCTGCGCGCCGGCTGA